AGTTCATCaggtaaaatatattattaaacttcaaatcaaTTGAATTTCTCTTTAAACAAATgctaaatttacaaaatatctccacttgtaaatggtattatttaaatatttcacTGTCTTATTATATTGCTTAAATGTCAATAAATTAtctatacaaattttaaattttgcagcTAATGATATGTTTGGGTGTCTCCATAACATATCTACTAGGCTCTTTTGTTGGTTGGCGAATATTGGCTTTGATaggtaatatacatataaacataatattGATAAAGTAAACTTTCTAAAATAAGTATATCTTACTAGTAATACATGTCATTAATTCATGTTTAATACCTTAGGTATGGTACCATgtgttgtacaaattatgggATTAATTTTCATTCCAGAATCACCAAGATGGTTGGTAAGTAATTTGTTACATATACTACAAAATCTTAGTGCATGTGATATAACAAATGATAATGAGGTAATTATATGGTTCTTACAGTTACCTAATAATATAGTAATTTTATGTCATAATGTTTAGAAAAGGGTTTTGTGGTTTTTATAAACGAATGGTAGTAATTTGTTTGCAAGTATTTTCAGGCAAAAGTTGGCAGATGGGAAGAATTTGAAATTGTATTGCAACGATTAAGAGGAGAATCTGCAGACGTTTCTAATGAATCTAGTGAGATCAAAGTAAAACAGCACTAAGTCTAGTTTCttgaactaattttttttataaatgttctttCAGATGTGTAACATTCTTGGTTTTTTGAAGGAGTATACACGCAGACTGTCACAAATTTCAGAAGGTGGTATATTTGATTTGTTCCAAGAGCAGTACTCGAAATCTCTACTTGTAAGTTAAACAGGTCAATTATCTTATATTGTTGAATGTCCGATAATCTATGATATTACAATGATGAAATGTCAAATGAGTTTAGGTGGGAGTTGGTCTAATGGCATTGCAACAATTTGGAGGCGTTAATGGAATTTCCTTTTATGCCAGCTCTATTTTTGTATCTGCGGGTACATACACATATAATATTAATGCACACACACAAGACTAAAACTTAAATTCAAgtaatcattttaattttatttttcagggCTTTCTTCCAAAATTGGAATGATTGCAATGGTTATTGTACAGGTACGTTTCTAGTTAttcatttgttttcattttttcaccGTTATCAGTAAAAAAATTGTCTTTCTagacattaaaaatttaaatctttGGAATGGTAATCtaatagaataatttttttaaacttcaaaatcataaaaaattcaATACAATTAGCCAAAAAATggaagtaattttttttaaaataatattaatactgaaaatataattttatttcagaTATCAATCCATATTTtcgttatttaaaaaatgttgacatacaagaagaaagaaaaattgcacatacaataaaaaatataatgaacgaaCAACCAAATTATTGTAAGAACAAAGTTAATCAAATATGACtagattgtgtgtttgttgtaTCCATCGCAACCAAATTATATGTAGTTGatcatatttaattattttcagatCCCAATGACAACTATAGGCGTAATTCTGATGGATAAATCAGGCAGACGACCACTCATTCttgtaataaactattttttacattttggtTCTAGGTTATTCCTTTAATTATAcccaaaaacaataaaatttctaatttaTATCTACACAATTCAGATTTCTGCTGCGGGCACATTTATCGGGTGTTTACTCGTCGCCTTATCATTTTCCTTACAGGTTCTCTCCtctttaaaatacataattttgtATATCATAAAGCTTTATATAATGTTAATGAAAAAATTTCCCGAAATCAAATAAGGTTCTCCAAATGATTTGTACATTGGAATATATTTTCATCAGCTGTAGACCAAAATTTTGTTGGTTCTTTTGGGATGGTAACCGAATGGATATGAACTATGAACTTGGATAAAGATTGAATCGAGcacatattcatttttattaaagagtgttttgatcttattctaAGATTTGGATTACACGAAATCTCTTTTTGTGATAATATAATTATAGTTTCATTTCTGTTCTATGCTACaatacaataataaaaatataattttagtgtttatatatgtttcttcAAAGATTTTTGTTGAACTTTGAACAATTAATATTCTCTCTttctaaaaattagtttttaattttttttattcatattctCATTTTCTAATGCCCACAACTCATTATATAGAGTACTGAGGGTTGCAATTGTTAGCACTCACAATTGCAATGATTAGTCAACATTTATTATTGTTAATACCAACAATTACAATAGTTAGCCAAATGTCATCACCAAAGTTTTTAATCGCCAACGGGTTCAATAGTTTATTATCACCAAAGGTTGCAAGGATTCATCACTAATGGTTACAATCACAAATAGTTAGAATTGCTCATCTAGACAACTGCAATGCTTCACTTAAACGGTTGCATAGATTCACTCAAATCTCCAACAATCCTTTATCATTTAAGTGTAACAAAATATTCACTAAATAATTATGACATATATTAAACTCAtgcataaataaaaatgttctAAGAATAGAATTTTTATCTTAGTGTATTACACATTCCAAATGCCTGAGAATCAGAATGTCATGCAGATTATATCCTCTCAACCCATCAGTGCACATGaaaataacatatacaaatttCCACACAACTCTAAGTGTTTCCTCGACACTAATATAAGTTGTCTCCCTACCCATTCATGAGTGATGAGTGTATTAAATTCAAATCTCATGTTATTGAATCGGCCTCACTTAAAACTCATAGGTAGTAGATAATTTTAATCATGCACCTATAGATGACTTTTCAAAGTATctattaagaaaacattttcaacatatatttttcttgtagATCCAAACACATACCTTGGGATGATATAAACATGTGCTTCAATCTTTAAGTATAGGATTTCCACATTAAATTCATCCTCTAATATTGTATTAGAGGGGAATTGATTTTCTCACAATTAAAGAATTAAAATGGAATTTATTATCATCCCTTTAACAGACATAGTTACAAAGTCTCTAGCTAATCATTTCGTCAAATGATATTCTATATTTCGTTAAGACCGAAAAACTTATGATATGATATCTTTACTCTGCCTATTTACCGGAATTTGTTAATGCTATGTATTCATATTCCATAGTCAAAATGTTCGTGCAAGTTTACTTCTTTAAAACCCATGAAATGGCACATAAGTAAAACACCCAACCAGTTGTGGAAGAATGATGCTATTTGTTAGCAATCCAACTTGCATTTGAATACCCTTATTTACCTATGACAAACCATACTTTATGGTTTCTTTTAATTACTTATGACCCATCTTAAGGCCTTCCATTATTGATTACTAATATTATAGTGTTTCTATTAAACCTCCATGTAAAATAAGCTATATCCGGCTTAGTGCTTGTCATGGTATGTATTTAGGAATCATCACTTGTAAATGATTAAGTTGTGATATTGATTGTCTTGTGTATAGCACAAGCTTCACATCCGTATCCATGGGAGTGCTCtcacaattgaacctcttaagAACTTTCTGAGTGTAATGAGATTGTATCAAAGATAGTTCTTTACTTTCATGTGGGATTCAAATTTCTAGAATCACATCCACTTCTCTTATGTCTTTCATTGCAAAATCTGATGACAATAATGCTTTTGTAAGCTCTTCTTGTCTAAGGTCAGCACCAAAGAtcaacatttcataacatataaGAAACTTATTATTCCATTATCAGACTCATAAttgttatataaacatttattctACTGGTTTAACTTAACCACTTGATAAGACAAACTCATGAACCATTTAATGTCACTTTCTAGGTGCTTTCTTTAGATCATACAATTACTAGATCAAACTTATTGCTCAATACAAAGAACAATAAAATCTTAGGTTTTTTAATATGAACCTCTTTTTGAACAATTAATCCATTTCCCATGGATCGCAATCCATAACACTGGCCATGAACAATATGTTGTACAATCATGATGACTCAACCTCAATCATCATTCACTTGAATCCATATGGATCAACATCCTGCATGATGCAAGTAGAATCGTTCTAGTAACATAACATTTGAACCTTTCAGAACTTTTGCACCCTTTAGGTAAAGTTATGTTCGCACCCTTATGGTGATGACACGTTTACACCCTCTCGGTGATAACACATTAACACCTCTTTGGTCACGCGACGTTTGCACTCCTTTTCTTATGGCATGTTTGCACCCATTTGGCCACAACTTTTTTTCACCTCTTCGTCCATGACATGTTTGAAACTCTTCCGTCAAGACTAGTTCTCACGCCTTGGGTGTCTACACGTTAACACCCATTTGATTCCGAATCGTTTGCAACCTTCATTGATGACTCGTTTGCACCCATTTGGTGATGATACATTTGTACCCTTCCGGTGAACCATATAGTTTATTAAtgtttccaaaaataatattaacattataaaatatatattagcaCCTAGAGTATAAGTATCAGATTAATCTATATCTTCTCTTAGTTTAAACCATTGAATAATTGATCGAATCTTAAAGTGTCAATTGTTCCATCAacattttcatcttctttttaaaaatcatctTGAAGCCGAAAGGCTGCAACCTAGTAGATGGTTCGATAAGATCCAAGTATTGTTTTCATGATTGAGTTAATCATATCATTTATTGCTTCTTTATAGAGAGCGAAATATTGAGGCTTTGAGAATTTAGCCATGTCATATATAATCGTCATTCTCCGTTTGATCCTCcttgtttcatcttctttttcatcTTTGAAAGTTTAATCTCTCAAGCATTTATAACTTTCCAGAATTTGATGTTATCtctcacaaataaaaaataatagttcaCAAGAAATTCTCTTTAAGATTGTTGGTTATTTGTGTTGGTAACCGAATGGATGTAGACTATGAACTTGGATAAGGATTGAATCACTTACAAGGTCACTTTTCTTAAAGAGTATTTTGGGTTACACAAAATCCTCATGTAAGATAAGAGAATGAAAATATCATTCTTGTTCTAGGCAAagatataagaaaaacaaataaagattTAGTGTTTATAGGTGTTTCTTCAAAGATTTGTGATGATCTTTGAGCAATGAATTCCTATCTGTTtctaccaaatttttttatatttcattcttATTCTCAGTTGCCAATGCCACAACTCATTATACAGAGTACCAAGGATTGCAATTGGTTAgtaccaacaattgcaatgtcTAGCCAAAAGTTATATCTGTTGATATCAACAATTGCAATGGTTAGCTAAAAATCACATTGGTTCATCTCCATAAACTTTAATTATCAATGGTTGTATTGATTTATCACCAAATGTTGCAACGGTTCATCACTAATAGATACAATTACAAACATTTGCAATGATTCACTTAAACAGTTGCAAAATTTCACTTAAACGGTTGAAAGGATTCAATTAAATTTTCAacaattttatgtatttattttataatatatatataactatatcaAATTTTGTGTATATAATTGCCTCATATTGCTTTATGGTttcatatttttactttttatttcatgttattTTAGTATCTATCGTGCCTCTGAGATTAGTGCCTCGAAAAGTATTAGGAATTATTTTACTTGTTTGTTTTATTGCGCAACATTTTACTCGTttgttattataaataattgtaGCATATTTCAACGCTTCAAAATGTATGTAATTCTGCATATTATAAAATGTCGGCTCACCGCTTGAccagaaaattaaaaatgtggGCTCACCAAATTGTAGGGTGTAAGGACGTTTAGTGGAGGGGCTTCATATATAGCCCTCACTGGCGTTCTGGTAAGTTTGaatctgaaatattatttatagttagttctaaaaaacattatttatattttcaaaagatatgATGTTATTTTCCATTTTCCCGTCAGGTGTATACAGGTTCATTTTCGCTAGGAATGGGTGGGATACCTTGGGTCATTATGTCAGAGGTAAATAACTTCATGAAACATTTTGTCGTGTTGATTAGTATAGTAGAGCTCCTTGTTGTGTGGTCTAAttagtagtatatatattgttcattTCCATGTGATTTTGATTTCTTTATTGAAACTTATTACTTAATATACAAGTTAAATAAGCACCTAGAAATTGTATTACATTCTTTATTTGAAACTTATTACTTAATAAGATATACTCTACGCTTTCCTTATATTACATTTGTTGTTTGGTTTAGTTGAAATTAGGTATTAAAAGTTCCATTTTATGTCAAGATATTTCCAATAGATATAAAAGGATCAGCAGGAAGTCTTGTGACTGTTGTTAGCTGGGTTGGATCTTGGATTGTATCCTTTGCATTTAACTTCCTAATGAATTGGAGTCCTGCAGGTACAAGTTTTGTTCCAATTTTACTTCTTTTGTTTCAGCCAATTTTCACTCTATATTTAAATGTGAAATGTATTTCCAAATAATTTTCAGGAACATTTTATGTTTTCGCTACAATTTGCGGGGTTACTGTTATATTTGTAGCAAAACTTGTACCAGAAACCAAAAGTCGAACGCTTGAGGAAATTCAATTTTCTATTAATTATGTAACATTGTAATGTTTAGATTGTTTATTACAAAGATACCAATTATTAAACACTAActtttaaatatgatatttcctttcttttttatttgagcATGAAATTGTTACAATGTCTTAgtccatctccaatgtatttttgatatattttcttttgaaatagaGAATTTCTATAATAGAACCCCTTAATTCCAACTCGAATCTCGGGTATGTTGATCTTCTGAACTCCAATGAACTTGCGCATTGCTTCGAATTGATCCTTGCCAATGGTTTAGTGAGTATGTCTGCCTGCTGCTCCAGGTACATGCTTTATTTCGATCAAGTTGAACTCCACACATTCTCGAATGAAATGGTACTTCGAGAGTATGTGTTTGCTTCTACCATGAAACATCGGGTTCTTGGTGAGGGCAATCGCTGACTTGTTGTCAATCTTCAACACgaccttcttgtcttctttgttcATGATCTCGACCATCAATTTCTTTAACTATATTGCTTGTTTTGCAGCTTCCGTAGCTGCCATGAACTCCGCCTCACATGAAGAGAGTGCCACCGTGGGTTGCTAGCACGATGTCCACGTGATCGGCGATGTTCCTAGGTAGAACATAAACCATGTAGTGCTTCTTCCATCATCAACGTCTATGTTATGGCTGCTGACACTGTAACCTGTAatctcttgtttcatctcgtTTGAAGAAGAGACAATACTCTGTAGTGCCCTTTATGTATCGTAGTAGATGCTTCACTGCTTCTCCATGACTCTCTCTTAGACTCTGCATATATATGCTTAATACACCAACCGAAAACGCCAAGTCTAGTCGTGTGTGAAGGAGATACCTTAAGCATCCTATGATGCTTCGATACGATGTTGCATCAATCTCAGGCTCCTCCTCTGCCTTTGATACTTTCAAACTCGTGTGCATCGGAACATGAGTATAGTTACATGACTCCATCTTAATCTTGACCAAGTATACCTTCTGCGGATCCTTCTTGTTTGATGTGAATGTCATCAGCTCCTTGCGTTACTTCTATACCAAGATAGTATGTAAGCTTCCCGAGGTCAGACATCTCCAATCTTCTTGACATATAATCTTTGAATTGCTTGATAACGTTGAGTGAGGACCCTGTTACAAACAAGTCATCAACTTATATAGCTATCATCAGAAGCTCCcccttctctttcttttgatATACCGCAGGTTCCTTGGTGTACTTCGTGAACTacatctccttgagaacacggtcgagtttgatgttccaagctctcgGAGCTTGACGCAAACCGTATAGTGCTTTGCTAAGTTTGTACACATGATCCTCCTTTCCTCTCTCCACAAAGCCTTCTGGTTGAGTCACGTATACATCTTCATTTAAGTCTCCGTTCAGTAACGTAATTTTGACATCTAAGTGATGGATCTCCCATCTATTAGTTGCTGCTAAAGCCAAGAGTAGTCGTATGGTTTCCATCCGAGCAACTGGTGCAAACACTTCGTCGAAGTCTATGCCTTGTTGTTGCACGTAGCcttttgcaactagccttgctttgtatttgatcaccgtTCCATCTGTATTCCTCTTGATCTTATAGATCCACTTCAAACCTATCGGTTTCACACCTGCCGGCTTCTTGACAAGCTTCCAGGTCTTGTTTTTGATGATAGATTCGATCTCTGCCTTCATTGCATCGATACAAGCTTGTATCACTGCAGCTTCGATGTAACTTTCTGgttcaccatcgatggtgagcAAGAGTCTACCTGATGTGACCTTGTTCAGCAACAAGCCAATGTCGTATATATATCAATCTGACGGCAATTCAGAGACCGTCGATCATGCAAAAGGATACGACCAGCCAAGGAATTCTGCGAACACAATTTCCCAAATTCGGTCAACAGTCTTGGTCTTTGGTCAAGTCAATATTCCTAGTCAAGTCTTCATAGTTTTAAGAGCTTGATAGTTTCAAGGAATGActagattatttaattctaCAGATTGTCTATTATATAAAGGTTTGCTTTGTATTGTTTTTATTCATTCAacccttttaataaaaatctactttttaaatttgttgaaTCCTTTGTTCTTTGGAACATCGTAATGCTACGAGAGTGATCTTCATAAGCACGGTCTTGTTCACTAGTGGGGCTGCCTCTCACGGGCTAAGACCAACCCAGCAAGTATTTGGCCTTCCGCAGCCTTATACTGAAGAACCATAGATCCACCTTTCCTTTGATCCATCTTTGGGTCAAAGCTTATCCTTTTCACCAACCTTCGAGTGAATTCATTGGGAGATTTTatattaagtggtatcagagcacacTTGAGGGTTCGGTGTTCACTTCTGTCATTCATCAATTTCATCCTTCCATCttctacagaaaaaaaaaaaaagatccacgAGAAAACAAGAGATCATTCCATCTGAAGTTAAACTGAGACTGCTCCTCCATCTCTCGTAAttgctctaggagattgcttcTCCGAAAGCAACCTGTTTTGATCACTAGTGGGGCTGTCTCTCACGGTCACATGTTCTAAACATTAAGTCGGATTTGAGGGCAAATCCTTttgaaggaggaggggatgatgtgaccTTGTTCAGCAACAAGCCAATGTCgtataatatatcaatctgaCGGCAATTCAGAGACTGTCAATCATGCAAAAGGATACGACCAGCCAAGGAATTCTGCGAACACAATTTCCCAAATTCGGTCAACAGTCTTGGTCTTTGGTCAAGTCAATATTCCTAGTCAAGTCTACATAGTTTTAAGAGCTTTATAGTTTCAAGGAATGActagattatttaattctaCAGATTGCCTATTATATAAAGACTTGCTTTGTATTGTTTTTATTCATTCAacccttttaataaaaatctactttttaaatttgttgaaTCCTTTGTTCTTTGGAACATCGTAATGCTACGAGAGTGATCTCCGTAAGCACGGTATTGTTCACTAGTGGGGCTGCCTCTCACGGACTAAGACCAACCCAGCAAGTATCTGGCCTTCTGCAGCCTTATACTGAAGAACCATAGATCCACCTTTCCTTTGATCCATCTTTGGGTCAAAGCTTATCCTTTTCACCAACCTTCGAGTGCATTCCTTGGGAGATTTTCTATTATTACCACCTTCAACCTCGGCGAGTAGAATGTAATCATCGAACCGCTTTGGTTTTCTGATGTTACGACCATGTCTTGATGTTACATGCTGGTCTAGGTTTGCAACATTGTTCTCTGCTACTTGCTCTTGTTCACCTGCATCTACAACTTCTTAttcttcattattgttttgctcttcgtggtgttggtgatcttgatgctcatcaccatctccttcttctgtaaCATCGATATGAGGACGCTTGAATGATCCTGGTTCTTCGTCCACATTTGTTGATAGTGTATACGATGCGGGAAGATGTCTAGTTACACCGTTTTCTTCACAATAACGAATGAACTCAGAAGAtgtgaactctcctcctctatcggtgcgaaAAGTTTTGAGTATTAGCTTCGTTTGATTCTCCATATACTCCTTGAACATTTTGAACCGATCGAAcgcttcactcttctctcttacCAGCATTgtccacatatatcttgagTAATCATAAATTTAGACGAATACATATCTATTGTTTTCTGGTTTGATGGTGATATCGGACCGCACAAGTCACCATGTACCAACTCCAATGCGTGTGATGCTCGATACTTTTCTTTAGGCGGGAAAGGCTTCCAAGTTTGCTTCCCAACTAAGCAGGCGCTGCACACATCTTTCTTTTGTATCACCTGAGGCATCCCTACTACCATCTCCTTGTCtaccatattcttcatgactCCAAATTTCACATGCCCTACCCGCTCATGCCATGTCCATGTAAcatcagtttcttgtatttgaagacACTCTGGAAATTCAACCTCCACTGACGTCTTGTACAATCGGTTTGGTTGCCTTGCGACTTGTACTAATAGCCTTCCACGGGGATCTTtcagcatcagtaagtcttctttcatattaaccTCACAAACCATCTCGGTTGCTTGTCCAAGACTTATGAGATTGTGTTTAAGACTTGGGATGTAGTAGATATATTTGAGTGCTCTTCTCTCCCCTGTTTCCCAACGAAAGTAATCACACCTCTCCCGACTATTTTGACGTATGAAACATCGCCAAATTTGACTTTGCCTTTGATGCTCTCGTctaggtttgagaagaactctctctcttgcctgtcatatgtttacttgcaccattgtcAAGGTACACTCTCTCTTCGTTGAGGAATACAACTTCGTGCATATATAATGCATCTGATTCTTGTGTTTCCGTTAGGTTAGCTTCTTCTTTTGGTCGTCTAGGACAATGTGACACGAAGTGCCCCATCTTGTCGCCTCTCCAACATTTAACTTTAGAGTAGTCCTTCTTTGTCGTGTCCGAAGCTTCTACTCCTTTGTTATGACCATCAGAACCATTAgaccttcctcgtcctcttcctcttccaccataacttctacctctgcctcttcctcgcGAGTTGTTATGGC
The Brassica napus cultivar Da-Ae chromosome A1, Da-Ae, whole genome shotgun sequence DNA segment above includes these coding regions:
- the LOC106414061 gene encoding sugar transporter ERD6-like 5 isoform X2, coding for MDLAPESSLIEKENLDSSATTITLFLTTFVAVAGSFVFGSAIGYSSPVQSDLTNDLNLSVAEYSLFGSILTVGAMIGAAMSGRISDLIGRRATMGFSEMFCSLGWLVIYLSKVTIWLDAGRFLVGYGMGILSFVVPVYIAEITPKDLRGCFTTVHQLMICLGVSITYLLGSFVGWRILALIGMVPCVVQIMGLIFIPESPRWLAKVGRWEEFEIVLQRLRGESADVSNESSEIKEYTRRLSQISEGGIFDLFQEQYSKSLLVGVGLMALQQFGGVNGISFYASSIFVSAGLSSKIGMIAMVIVQGVRTFSGGASYIALTGVLVYTGSFSLGMGGIPWVIMSEIFPIDIKGSAGSLVTVVSWVGSWIVSFAFNFLMNWSPAGTFYVFATICGVTVIFVAKLVPETKSRTLEEIQFSINYVTL
- the LOC106414061 gene encoding sugar transporter ERD6-like 5 isoform X1, producing the protein MDLAPESSLIEKENLDSSATTITLFLTTFVAVAGSFVFGSAIGYSSPVQSDLTNDLNLSVAEYSLFGSILTVGAMIGAAMSGRISDLIGRRATMGFSEMFCSLGWLVIYLSKVTIWLDAGRFLVGYGMGILSFVVPVYIAEITPKDLRGCFTTVHQLMICLGVSITYLLGSFVGWRILALIGMVPCVVQIMGLIFIPESPRWLAKVGRWEEFEIVLQRLRGESADVSNESSEIKEYTRRLSQISEGGIFDLFQEQYSKSLLVGVGLMALQQFGGVNGISFYASSIFVSAGLSSKIGMIAMVIVQIPMTTIGVILMDKSGRRPLILISAAGTFIGCLLVALSFSLQGVRTFSGGASYIALTGVLVYTGSFSLGMGGIPWVIMSEIFPIDIKGSAGSLVTVVSWVGSWIVSFAFNFLMNWSPAGTFYVFATICGVTVIFVAKLVPETKSRTLEEIQFSINYVTL